A DNA window from Bacillus sp. SM2101 contains the following coding sequences:
- a CDS encoding ATP-binding cassette domain-containing protein has protein sequence MSTPIIELENITYQYPDGTDAINNISLSIEQGKKIALLGNNGAGKSTLFLHFNGILQPTSGSICFQGETLRYKRKEIKRLRQQVGIVYQDSDSQLFSSSVYQDIKYGPKNMGLSESEVELAVDKAMMLTETTALKEKPPHFLSIGQKKRVAIAGIVAMEPKLMVLDEPTAGLDPYYAKKIMNVLHDIQTENKTMIVSTHDVNLAYEWADEIIVMNEGRIIAQDKPDQVFRDDAILQKSHLEKPWIIDVFEQLRVKDRFNSCTIPKTKNEIMKLLAEI, from the coding sequence ATGAGTACACCAATTATAGAGCTTGAAAACATTACATACCAATATCCTGATGGGACTGATGCTATAAACAATATTTCTCTATCTATTGAACAAGGAAAGAAAATTGCTTTGTTAGGAAATAACGGGGCTGGAAAGTCAACATTGTTTTTACATTTCAATGGGATTTTACAACCGACGAGTGGTTCCATCTGTTTTCAAGGTGAAACGTTACGGTACAAGCGCAAAGAGATAAAGAGATTACGTCAACAGGTAGGGATTGTATATCAGGATTCTGACTCTCAATTATTCTCATCTAGTGTTTATCAAGATATAAAATATGGACCTAAAAATATGGGGCTTTCTGAGAGCGAAGTGGAGCTAGCTGTGGACAAGGCAATGATGTTAACGGAAACGACTGCCTTAAAAGAAAAGCCACCTCATTTTTTAAGCATTGGCCAAAAAAAACGAGTTGCCATTGCGGGAATTGTGGCCATGGAGCCGAAGCTCATGGTATTAGATGAACCGACAGCAGGGCTAGATCCATACTATGCTAAGAAAATTATGAATGTATTACATGATATTCAAACAGAGAACAAAACAATGATTGTGTCTACACATGATGTGAATTTAGCTTATGAATGGGCTGATGAGATTATTGTAATGAATGAAGGGAGGATCATAGCTCAAGACAAACCTGATCAAGTATTTCGAGACGATGCGATTTTACAAAAAAGTCACTTAGAGAAACCGTGGATCATTGATGTCTTCGAACAGTTAAGAGTGAAAGATCGATTTAATTCATGCACCATTCCAAAAACAAAAAATGAAATAATGAAGCTTTTAGCAGAAATATAG
- the cbiQ gene encoding cobalt ECF transporter T component CbiQ: MLRIDQLAYLNQLRHVHPIEKAVFTFLFLFFCLITKSEVIAVITLLIMSMAIVFGAKISVRDYIKLLLLPSFFLLSSIIPILISVAPYDYKVINSLWSMTFGTWQLYISTDNISIVTSLFFTVFSTVSCMYFLILSTPLHDILWLLQKMKLPTLFIELVAFTYRFIFVLLDKAQEVYIAQASRLGYQHYRLSIYSLGQLVVGVFVKSMKYAKELQIAVDTRGGQDGNYEIESSYKYHPLNWGIVAISMLTLTFVASAM; this comes from the coding sequence ATGCTTCGGATTGACCAGCTTGCTTATTTGAATCAGCTACGACATGTTCACCCTATTGAGAAAGCAGTTTTCACATTTTTATTTTTGTTTTTCTGTCTTATTACAAAAAGTGAAGTTATTGCTGTTATAACTTTGTTAATCATGAGCATGGCAATAGTTTTTGGTGCGAAAATCTCAGTACGTGATTATATAAAACTACTTTTATTACCATCATTTTTTTTGCTTTCAAGTATTATACCTATTCTTATTTCGGTTGCACCGTATGACTATAAAGTAATTAATTCTTTATGGTCAATGACTTTTGGTACGTGGCAGTTGTATATATCTACAGATAATATATCAATTGTTACAAGCCTGTTTTTTACCGTTTTCTCAACTGTAAGTTGCATGTATTTCTTAATATTATCTACGCCGCTTCATGATATTTTATGGCTCCTACAGAAAATGAAACTACCAACACTATTTATTGAACTCGTTGCATTCACATATAGATTTATTTTTGTACTCTTAGATAAAGCTCAAGAAGTCTATATCGCACAAGCTTCTAGACTTGGCTATCAACATTACCGTCTATCGATTTATTCTTTAGGTCAGCTAGTAGTAGGGGTGTTTGTAAAGTCTATGAAGTACGCAAAAGAACTACAAATAGCTGTAGATACACGTGGTGGACAAGATGGTAATTATGAAATTGAAAGCAGCTATAAATATCATCCACTGAACTGGGGGATCGTAGCGATATCAATGCTGACGCTTACATTCGTAGCATCAGCTATGTAA
- a CDS encoding energy-coupling factor ABC transporter substrate-binding protein — protein sequence MKNLILIVLVILLAIVPLVLQQDAEFGGADGQAEEAIGEIAPNYEPWFNVLWEPPSGEIESLLFSLQAAIGAIIIGYVIGYGRARKKFSTESSSEVEHASD from the coding sequence ATGAAAAACCTGATATTGATAGTGTTGGTCATCTTGTTGGCTATTGTTCCTTTAGTACTACAGCAGGATGCTGAATTTGGTGGGGCAGATGGACAAGCTGAAGAAGCAATTGGTGAAATAGCACCTAATTATGAGCCTTGGTTCAACGTATTATGGGAGCCACCAAGCGGTGAGATAGAAAGCTTGCTATTTTCCTTACAAGCGGCCATAGGTGCAATTATAATCGGCTATGTCATCGGCTATGGTAGAGCACGAAAAAAATTCTCCACTGAATCTTCTAGTGAGGTGGAGCATGCTTCGGATTGA
- a CDS encoding energy-coupling factor ABC transporter permease, with the protein MKRKHAWLFVTIVIGLTSYFWLNSFRPVYAMHIMEGFLPVGWAIFWWVLTIPFLAVGMYSIRKKVKENPEVKTMLGLSGAFAFVLSALKIPSVTGSSSHPTGVGLGTVLFGPTVMSVLGTIVLMFQSLLLAHGGITTLGANAFSMAVVGPMVTYFVFKAGLRVNFSFAVSVFLAAMLGDLCTYTVTAFQLALAFPTEVGGVVASFIKFAGIFSFTQIPLAVSEGLLTVVVMNLLAKYNVRELQLLNVPAVRMSSKKA; encoded by the coding sequence ATGAAAAGAAAACATGCTTGGCTATTCGTAACAATTGTTATTGGTTTGACTAGTTATTTTTGGCTGAATTCATTTCGGCCAGTATATGCGATGCACATAATGGAGGGCTTCCTGCCGGTTGGGTGGGCTATTTTTTGGTGGGTTTTAACCATTCCATTTTTGGCTGTTGGGATGTACTCCATCCGAAAAAAAGTGAAAGAAAACCCTGAGGTGAAGACGATGCTTGGGCTATCAGGGGCGTTTGCATTTGTGTTGTCAGCATTAAAAATCCCTTCTGTAACTGGAAGTAGTTCACATCCAACTGGTGTTGGGCTAGGTACTGTGCTTTTTGGTCCAACAGTCATGAGTGTACTAGGGACGATTGTATTAATGTTTCAATCATTATTGCTCGCTCATGGCGGTATCACAACACTCGGTGCAAATGCATTTTCAATGGCTGTTGTAGGACCAATGGTTACATATTTCGTATTTAAAGCAGGCTTAAGAGTAAATTTCTCTTTTGCAGTCTCAGTTTTTTTAGCAGCCATGTTAGGAGATCTCTGTACTTATACTGTGACAGCTTTTCAATTAGCTCTGGCATTTCCGACTGAGGTTGGAGGAGTTGTAGCATCATTTATCAAATTTGCTGGGATTTTCTCTTTCACACAAATTCCTTTAGCAGTGAGTGAGGGGCTATTAACAGTAGTAGTTATGAACTTGCTTGCAAAATACAATGTTCGAGAATTACAGCTATTAAATGTTCCAGCAGTTAGAATGAGTTCAAAAAAGGCTTAG